Proteins encoded within one genomic window of Streptomyces kaniharaensis:
- a CDS encoding HutD/Ves family protein produces MTTSRRIQILRASERPATAWLNGGGVTREVAGFPAGAGLDAFDWRVSLADVAAAGPFSEFPGIDRVITLVEGPGMVLTVDGTEHHVDAPYRPFAFSGEAATDCRLLAGPVVDFNVMTRRGKVTAHLDLVTAPVSADVPPGGAVLVVCLAGSTTIEATVEGTVEAAAATALEASAEISADSTEPAHRDTVQLARYDAALLDHPGAHRLRVDGVTAVVTFRPAR; encoded by the coding sequence ATGACGACCAGCAGGCGGATCCAGATTCTGCGGGCGAGCGAGCGCCCGGCCACGGCATGGCTGAACGGAGGCGGGGTGACCCGGGAGGTCGCCGGTTTCCCGGCCGGGGCCGGACTGGACGCCTTCGACTGGCGGGTCAGCCTCGCGGACGTCGCGGCCGCCGGACCGTTCTCCGAGTTCCCCGGCATCGATCGGGTGATCACCCTGGTCGAGGGCCCCGGCATGGTGCTCACCGTGGACGGCACCGAGCACCACGTGGACGCGCCCTACCGGCCGTTCGCCTTCTCCGGCGAGGCCGCCACCGACTGCCGCCTGCTCGCCGGCCCGGTGGTCGACTTCAACGTGATGACCCGCCGTGGCAAGGTCACCGCGCACCTCGACCTCGTCACCGCGCCCGTCTCCGCGGACGTTCCGCCGGGCGGCGCCGTCCTCGTGGTGTGCCTCGCCGGCTCGACCACCATCGAGGCCACCGTAGAGGGCACGGTCGAGGCCGCAGCCGCGACCGCTCTCGAAGCTTCCGCCGAGATCTCTGCCGACTCCACCGAGCCGGCCCACCGCGACACCGTCCAACTCGCCCGCTACGACGCCGCGCTGCTCGACCACCCCGGCGCGCACCGGCTTCGCGTCGACGGCGTCACGGCCGTCGTCACCTTCCGCCCCGCCCGCTGA